A stretch of the Porifericola rhodea genome encodes the following:
- a CDS encoding HEAT repeat domain-containing protein, which translates to MKHTTRLASSWTIKGLLSSASLALCLSACQQEAVDLRTKTIGADEAAQMAQKIEGLVTPELADGLNIKIWGVDSIVADPISIDIDDQGRLYYSRTNRQKNSEFDIRRHQDWEIASIKLQSVEDKREFLHTTLSPENSQKNEWLKDLNGDGSHDWKDMTVEKEHIYRLEDKDGDGLADFSQLMVEDFHEETTDVAGAIMAHNNELFVGVAPDLWRLTDNNGDGITDEKTSISHGYGIHIGFGAHGMSGLEIGPDGKIYWGIGDIGFNGTGPDGQEWKYPNRGVIVRANPDGSDFEVFAMGVRNTHEFTFDEYGNLISQDNDGDHPGESERLVYIVNGSDTGWRINWQFGKYKDPDNNAYKVWMDEGLYKPRFEGQAAYITPCIQNFVNGPTGLVYNPGTALGPKWKNNFFVAEFVGNPARSGIHSFKLKPKGATFELAETEKVMGGVLATGIDFGPDGAMYFADWVDGWGTKDFGRIWKLDDESTANSAERKETERLLKEDFTKHEDEHLGEILKSPDMRVRQKAQFELAKRGEDGAEVFQQAITQTDHQLARVHGIWGLAQLARQDQNYAQPIITLLLDNDPEIRAQAAKWLGDIRHLPAAQSLLPLLNDEYPRARFFAAEALGRIAYTDAIQPLIQLLESNNNEDAYIRHAASLALARIGNVDAVAQLYSHPSNAVRLGAVLALRRMGDPAITNFLNDQDEYILTEAARAINDDFSIEAALPALGNLLRQQRFNSEPLLRRAINANLRLGTEEAMQNLIDYAQSEAAPSEMRAEAIAALSTWAKPSVLDRVTGRYRGEIERDINEVRVKASQALVSLAAHRETHIRLKAVNAIGRLGIEDGSNQLMALLKNDKAAEVRVEALQALAAMESDRIDQAIEQALTDNEKQVRIAGLDLMREMDISDDLKVVLLTEVIDKRTTEEKQAALLTLGNVAPEASQQAFEKLLNSMKNGNLPYEIHLELAEAIDSTHSDELKSQYEQIQASMSPDEQMASYRAALFGGDPRKGQTLVYRHSTAQCMKCHAIGDYGSNVAPRLNGVADRLSREEILEALINPSAKIAPGYGVVTLEMQDGKTVSGTYMGETEEQLMMKIGSQSDTTIMKNQIAKKNLAPSSMPDMKNFLTKKEIRDIVSLLATLKGDHM; encoded by the coding sequence ATGAAACACACAACCAGATTAGCTAGCAGCTGGACCATAAAAGGCCTGTTGAGTTCCGCCTCTTTGGCGCTCTGCCTTAGTGCCTGCCAGCAGGAAGCTGTAGACTTACGTACCAAAACCATTGGCGCAGATGAAGCCGCACAAATGGCTCAGAAAATAGAAGGATTAGTCACACCAGAACTAGCGGATGGACTTAATATCAAGATTTGGGGAGTAGACTCTATTGTGGCAGACCCTATCTCTATAGACATTGATGACCAGGGAAGGCTATACTACTCGCGAACAAACCGACAAAAGAATTCTGAATTTGATATTCGCCGACATCAGGACTGGGAAATTGCCTCTATCAAACTACAATCTGTAGAAGATAAAAGAGAGTTTTTGCATACTACTCTTTCTCCGGAAAATAGTCAGAAAAACGAATGGCTTAAAGACCTTAATGGTGATGGTTCTCATGACTGGAAAGATATGACCGTGGAGAAAGAACATATTTATCGCCTGGAAGATAAGGATGGTGATGGTCTGGCAGATTTTTCTCAGTTAATGGTAGAGGACTTTCATGAAGAAACTACCGATGTTGCCGGAGCAATTATGGCGCATAACAATGAGCTATTTGTAGGTGTAGCCCCTGACCTCTGGCGACTTACAGACAACAATGGTGATGGCATTACTGATGAAAAAACATCTATTTCTCATGGCTACGGCATACATATTGGCTTTGGAGCACATGGCATGTCTGGTCTGGAGATAGGGCCGGATGGTAAAATATATTGGGGAATTGGCGATATTGGTTTTAATGGAACCGGCCCCGATGGTCAGGAATGGAAATACCCTAACCGTGGTGTAATCGTAAGGGCAAATCCCGATGGTTCTGATTTTGAAGTATTCGCTATGGGAGTTCGTAATACTCACGAGTTTACCTTTGATGAATACGGTAACCTGATCAGTCAGGATAATGACGGCGATCATCCCGGAGAAAGTGAGCGCCTCGTTTACATTGTCAACGGCTCAGATACCGGATGGCGAATCAACTGGCAATTTGGAAAGTATAAAGACCCTGACAATAACGCTTACAAAGTATGGATGGATGAGGGGCTATACAAACCTCGTTTTGAGGGGCAGGCCGCATATATTACTCCTTGTATCCAGAATTTTGTAAATGGTCCTACAGGTTTGGTTTATAACCCGGGAACCGCCTTAGGCCCTAAATGGAAGAATAATTTTTTTGTTGCTGAGTTTGTAGGTAATCCTGCTCGTTCAGGCATACACTCCTTTAAGCTAAAGCCCAAAGGAGCTACTTTTGAGCTGGCAGAGACAGAAAAAGTAATGGGTGGTGTGTTAGCTACCGGTATAGACTTTGGCCCTGATGGCGCAATGTATTTTGCTGACTGGGTAGATGGTTGGGGCACAAAAGATTTTGGACGTATCTGGAAGTTAGATGACGAGAGTACTGCTAATTCCGCGGAGCGAAAAGAAACGGAAAGGCTTCTAAAAGAAGATTTTACTAAGCATGAAGATGAGCACTTAGGCGAAATCTTAAAAAGCCCTGACATGCGAGTACGCCAGAAAGCACAGTTTGAACTGGCTAAACGTGGCGAAGATGGGGCTGAAGTTTTCCAGCAGGCCATCACCCAGACTGATCATCAGCTTGCTCGCGTACATGGCATCTGGGGGCTGGCTCAACTGGCCCGCCAAGATCAAAACTATGCCCAGCCTATTATTACCCTGCTTCTGGACAACGACCCTGAGATCAGAGCGCAGGCGGCCAAATGGCTGGGAGATATACGACATCTGCCTGCCGCTCAAAGCCTTCTTCCTCTGCTCAATGATGAATACCCCCGTGCTCGCTTCTTCGCTGCCGAAGCACTCGGTAGAATCGCCTATACCGATGCTATACAGCCTCTCATTCAGCTTCTGGAAAGCAATAATAATGAAGATGCCTACATCCGACATGCCGCCAGTCTGGCCCTGGCCAGAATCGGCAATGTTGATGCCGTAGCTCAACTCTACTCACACCCCTCTAATGCTGTAAGGCTGGGGGCCGTCCTCGCCCTGAGAAGAATGGGCGACCCTGCCATCACCAATTTCCTTAACGATCAAGATGAGTACATCCTCACCGAAGCCGCTCGGGCTATCAACGATGACTTCTCTATTGAAGCCGCGCTTCCTGCTTTGGGCAACCTCCTGCGCCAGCAGCGCTTCAACAGTGAGCCTCTCCTTCGGAGGGCTATCAATGCCAACCTCAGGCTAGGCACTGAAGAAGCCATGCAGAACCTGATTGACTATGCACAAAGTGAGGCCGCTCCCAGCGAGATGAGAGCTGAAGCCATAGCCGCACTCAGCACCTGGGCCAAACCCTCTGTTCTGGACAGGGTGACCGGACGCTACCGGGGTGAGATTGAAAGAGACATCAATGAAGTAAGAGTGAAAGCCTCTCAGGCTTTGGTTAGCCTGGCAGCGCACAGAGAGACGCACATCAGGCTTAAAGCAGTCAATGCCATAGGCAGGCTAGGCATAGAAGATGGCAGCAATCAACTCATGGCACTGCTCAAAAATGATAAAGCAGCAGAAGTGAGAGTAGAGGCCTTACAGGCTTTGGCAGCTATGGAAAGCGACAGAATAGACCAGGCCATAGAGCAGGCCTTGACAGACAACGAAAAGCAGGTGCGAATTGCCGGACTTGACCTGATGAGGGAAATGGACATCTCTGATGACCTCAAGGTAGTGCTACTCACCGAAGTCATTGACAAAAGAACTACCGAAGAAAAACAGGCCGCACTCCTTACTTTAGGGAATGTTGCTCCTGAAGCTTCTCAGCAAGCATTTGAAAAATTACTGAATAGCATGAAAAACGGTAATCTGCCTTACGAAATTCATCTGGAGCTGGCTGAAGCTATTGACAGTACTCATTCAGATGAATTAAAATCTCAGTACGAACAGATTCAGGCTTCTATGTCGCCAGATGAGCAAATGGCAAGCTACCGAGCAGCGCTATTTGGAGGAGACCCTAGAAAAGGACAAACATTAGTTTACCGCCATTCTACTGCTCAATGTATGAAATGCCATGCCATCGGCGATTACGGTAGTAATGTAGCCCCTCGGTTAAATGGAGTGGCAGACCGTCTGAGTAGAGAGGAAATACTGGAAGCACTTATTAACCCTAGTGCCAAAATTGCTCCTGGCTATGGAGTGGTCACTCTGGAAATGCAAGATGGCAAAACAGTTAGCGGCACTTATATGGGAGAAACTGAAGAGCAACTTATGATGAAAATAGGCAGCCAGTCTGATACTACAATTATGAAAAATCAGATTGCTAAGAAAAACCTTGCACCCTCTTCTATGCCTGATATGAAAAATTTCCTAACCAAAAAGGAGATAAGAGATATTGTTAGCCTTTTAGCTACTCTGAAAGGCGATCATATGTAG